tgacggtttcgacaaccgcttatcagagACACACCCATCACCTATGAAGAACTCTTCGATAAACTCACATCTCACGAACTCTTTCTTAAACACGAGGGCCTTGCTGATAATTTCACAGGCTCGCTGTGAAGCTTAGTCTTTCTTTCTCTGTTATATCTTGGTAGTCTTAAATAATACCAAAAATTTCTCTATTTCATTTCGTTAATGGCATTGAAATTTTTCTATCTGCTCATAATTCATTGAAAATCGTTTGGTAAAATAGTTATTTAGAAGATAGCCGTacgattataattataaaattataaatcaatatatttttatttttatcattttttttattttcaaaagcaGAACTTATTGAATGGGATATATAGAAAAGTACATTTACCAATTGCTACAGTCTAACCATACCAATTTAGATTCGAGTTTACTATTTTGCCACGGATATTTATTTCTTTCTGTTTGTTATCTATTTGGTTTTTTGGTCTTCACGGGGTCTGCATGTCATCACTTTCTGATGGGCTTTAATTGTTATGCAGTTCCATTTCTCGAAACGAATGtgtttccttgcatgtttttgcttTCTATTTTTCCCTAGGAGCACGTACCAAAACGGTGTCATCCGCACAACTGTTTGGCCTTATCCCTCGCCCAAAACGATGTCGTTCCTTTGTATTGTTATTAGTTTTTGTGCACAGTTATTTGACCTTCCACATAATTAAACAGGGCCAAAGGATTAAACATTTCTGACCTAGATGATGAGCTAACTCCATTCTTAACCTATTGATATGCTGAAGGTTACAAAAAGACATAAAAAGACATAAGATGAATTATATAAAATGAAGCGATTTCATTTACTATTTGAACGAGTAATAGCGATAAGATTCAACAgcatttgatttaaattaaaaaaattaattaaattacattaatttaaaattatagtttaattcaattttaataaaaaaattaataaaatcaatttaaaataaaattttaatatatatatatatatatgcataaaaattatttaaaaattaaggatatatttttttgtaaaattttattttaaactataataaatttaacaaaataaaatttaaatgttataaaaattctaccactaatttgaatttaaataaaaataatataattaatttaattaaaaataaaataaaattataatgatcaaatctttataaaatgttttttgcATTTGCAATGATGCTATTCttgttttcaattttatatatatcatgattattaaaaattaaaaaataaagcatATTGATAACTTAAAATAATAATGGACTTTCAAAATCATAACACATTTAATTGTGATGGTATAaatgtaattaaattttttctattactTCATACTTTAATATCACAAAACAATAAACGGACACAATGACATATTTAATGTTCTACTCACTTTACTTTTAAAGGTATAAATTTACTACTAATCATTAACTCAATACACTAATcgtttagattttttaatataataaaattttatgaaaattttaaattaaaaattttacaactgagtttcaattttataaattttacaatATTATAATGTATATCATGAGCATATATTTACGTAAATCGGCGCAATCGTCCTCGATCATACGCGGTTATCGGAGTAgtattttttaacttaattgAGTCGTTGTGATCcatctataaattttatttttcggtcaaaaaaatacaaattaacaTTTACTTAATAATTCAATCGCCTAACCCCATTGCATTTCGTGGCCTTAACAATAATTGTATCCAATAAAAAATGGACACGTGAGCATGCAGTATTTTTCCGTATACAGCCTGGCCCATAGGAATACCTAAAATTGTTTCACAAGATCTATAAATTGAAAGGGGTCGCGGCTTTTCGGTTCACCCAATCTTCTATTGTTCGTTTGCGCTCGCAACAATGTCGTCCAAGAAGATCATCTTGAAGAGCAGCGACGGTGAGTCCTTCGAGGTGGACGAGGCGGTGGCGCTTGAGTCTCAGACTATCAAACATATGATCGAGGACGATTGCGCCGATAACGGTATCCCGCTGCCGAATGTGACGAGCAAGATCCTGGCTAAGGTGATCGAGTACTGCAAAAGGCACGTGGAGACTCCCAAGTCTGATGATCGCAACAACAGTGTAGATGACGATCTCAAGACCTGGGATGCTGAATTCGTGAAAGTCGATCAGGCCACACTCTTCGATCTCATTCTGGtcggttcttttcttttcatttctttAACCATTAGATCTGATCATTGCTTGATTCCTTTCTGGTTTTGTTGTTTCCTTTCTTATATGTTCTATGTGCTTTGTTTTGGTGTGAATTTTACTTGATATTGATGTGTTTTTTATGTAATGAGTATGGCCTAGGGTTTTCATTTCGGCAATTTTCTCTGAAGAGGTTATAGATTTTAGCTTATggttccttttttatttttggtacTTTGGTGCGTTGTTTCTTAGATTATGgaatttatggatatgttttgacttgaggacattttaatagaaaagaaaagtatGGTAGACATTGTAATATGAATGATATTATGGATtctaatattgaaaaatatccttggttattttgatttttgtataaaaaatatagttttccTTACAATGTATTATCTGGAtgcatatttattaataatgtttaGTTTATAAGTTTAGCAGTGTAGTACTGACTGATAAGAAAATAGCGCATTTACTTATCAGTAATGCTGTTTGTAAGGGAAACTTACATATGAGAAATATTTGTAGTTCTACTTGGAGTAAAGTGGTGATGAAATTACTTTAATTACCGAATCAACATCACACTTTCTAATTTATTGTgcattttctcttttttgtttGTGGAAATGCGAAGAACCTTTTATTGATATTGAGACATTAATTTCCTGAAGATACTTATGTTGTCTTATTAGGCCCACAATTTAAATGTGGAAATTTGTCCTCTAAAATTGGATGGTCTTCTCTTTCTGAAAATGGCTTGAAATATTTATGATTTTCACAATGTGCCAAGCGATGGCAGATTCTCAATCCAATCTTTTAAACATATCGGTTCATGAAGTTTGTCAAAGTCATCAATGCACAGATAGAGATATTAGCATTTTAGATTGATTAGGTTACTTTTAGGTTTCCAATTGGCATAGTCCAGTGAGAACAGTGCGTCCATCTGAAATGCTGGTTGTCCCGAACAATTCATATGTTTTTGTTACGATGCTTGTAGATATTCATATTCATATTTTGTAATGCTAAGAGTTTTTACAATGCTTGTGGATAGATTACATTTTAAATCTAAGGTTTACCTGGTTGTAGCGTGGCCAAGAACTCTTATTTGATCCTCTGATTATGTTTCCAGGCTGCCAACTATTTGAACATTAAGGGCCTGCTGGACTTGACATGCCAGACTGTTGCAGACATGATCAAGGGAAAGACTCCTGAGGAGATCCGGAAGACATTCAACATCAAGAATGACTTCACCcctgaggaagaggaagaggttcGTAGGGAGAACCAGTGGGCGTTTGAATGAAAGTACATGCTGGTTGGTATAGAGTAGCAAATGTGTAATATTTTGATGGAATGTGTGGCTTAATAGTAAAAGTGAACTTTTTTGGACTAAGTCTTCTTTGGTTTCAATTACTGCTTTGAACTTGTGGGCGCatttaaatgtaaataattCTTGGATTCTCTGGGGAGTTGTAGTAGTGGATGGGCTTTCCTTTCAATCAATTGTCTACTATCTACATGATCTGTTTTTAACAGTCTCTGCATTTTAAATCTGATGTTCTCCCTTCCCTTCTCTTAATGCGGTTCAATAGTGACAAAGGATTGTATCCACACTATGAAAATAgtaagagagatccaatcctaactactcaaacgcatgaaatgttgttagatcatacaattgaAATGTTGTTAGATCATATAATTTCATAGTTGTTACatcaagtgttcttatatttgaacaattcaagcaattatggacttaaaattattcaaactaataatttactatcttgcaatcaagaattaaGTGGCCAATTTAatcaaaacaataaagtaataataaattcaagcatcaaattgtatgaatattgaataaactaaAGACAAACagttatgttcagatctcacaattcatAAAACAattttagtttcaaccaattttcaactagaatatattgaaccaaaatcaaaaataaaagaaaataagaaaggtagaagaagaagagagtggAGTCCTTCGGCCTTGTCTTGCAATCCGAGAAGAAGATGTTCAAGAGTGGAAGAAGTGTCATTTGGCTGGTCAAGAGCTTCTTAAATAGGAGTAGAGGCTGACCTTGCTGCCCTAGAggtacttactgcccaagttgtgtttaaaaaggaaagaatcacgtTGCAAATTATTTAGAAGGAAAGAGGCGCGCTGAATGCACTGtagaaggaaggtggcgcgcggcAAGCTTCTCAGAGGGAAAGTAAGGTGCGCGCGGATgctctgcagaagaggaaagatatggtctttcctttttaggtggaacctccatttgaattttgaatgctgaatgcagaataGGTAAGTACGTCTTGAAAttttgctgcctaaataggaaggtctgactgctgcagtgtgtgcatctttgaataatgaaagaaatatctgcgatttgaatttcaaataatcttctgactgaactttccttatttactttTTCTTCAACACTttacttatttgaaaactttatttttctaaaaacttttcttatttgaaaactttcattttttgcacttttcatatttgacattttttggcatttttaatagcattttcttcaaattgtctctttatacctaatatctgcaaaatatgattaaaaccacaaaattaagcagaaaaaatataaataaacattaagaacataacgataaaattgactaaaatatgttttatGAGCGGCATGCACATATTGAATCATATTTTTCGGATAATTCCTGCATTATTTACCAGCAAGGCTAGATCTTGCACACGGTTGCTGGTTTCTTTCTTCTGTTAATCTTTTGTTGCTCTTTAGTTGAGTGAAGCCTGGATGCCAGGATGTCGTTGTTATTTACAAGTATCGCTGCATTATTAGGATGGATTATAGATAATTAGAGAACCAGCATGCTTATCAGAAAGGCTACTTTATGGGTCTAATGCGTAGGACTTTTAATTGACCTGTAATGGACTAGTTATATGCGTTTGAACAAATCTAATTTGTGTGTTCAACTTTTGTCAGCTTCCTATTTTCCTCCAACCTCTAAATTGTAAATTAGATCAGTGCAATTTGCAATAGAGGGTTTCAGAGAATTACTTGCAGTTTCGGGCATCTTTTCTACAATATTTTCTTATGCATAAAAAGCAATTAAAAAATGTACTCAGAATATGGGCCTAATACATGTGGCTAATACACGGATGAATGAATTTCTAACGCTATATATTTGTTGATATGCCAGCGACCACCATGTAAACCTACGCACAACTTGACTCATATTTGGAATAGACGGGTTGCATATTTAGAGATCTCCTCTAAAATTTCTTGCTATTCATTTGGGACTTAGATACGATCGATTCTTGAGCTGGATTTGGTCTGAGCCATTAACGAATACCATCGGGCAATTCT
The Manihot esculenta cultivar AM560-2 chromosome 1, M.esculenta_v8, whole genome shotgun sequence genome window above contains:
- the LOC110609365 gene encoding SKP1-like protein 1A — protein: MSSKKIILKSSDGESFEVDEAVALESQTIKHMIEDDCADNGIPLPNVTSKILAKVIEYCKRHVETPKSDDRNNSVDDDLKTWDAEFVKVDQATLFDLILAANYLNIKGLLDLTCQTVADMIKGKTPEEIRKTFNIKNDFTPEEEEEVRRENQWAFE